GATGCGCGAGGCGGTCCGGGACTGGCATCCCGGACTGCGTGGCCTTGTCGACTGCGTCTCCCCGCCGTCCATCACTCCACGGACCATCCGGATGCTCTCCCCGGCCCCCCTGTGGCCCACGGGCAACGTCACCCTGCTCGGTGACGCGATCCACGCCATGCCCCCGAAGTACGGGCACGGCGCCAACAGCACGCTGCGCGACGCCGCCGACCTGGTGTCCGCGCTGACGGCGGACGCGCCCCTGCCTGAGTCGCTGGCCCGGTACGAGGAAGCCATGCGCGCCAGGACCTTTCCCCTGCTGGAGAAGGCGATCGCGGAGCTGGACACCGCTCCCCCGTGACCGGACGGGGGCTCACGGCCGCCAGCCCCCTTCCGGCACCGTCAGCGAGAACGCGCCACAGGAGAAACTCAGTCCAAAGGCCATGACGATCCCCTCGCCCGCGGTGCGGAGGACCGGTTCGGCCAGCATCAGCGGGACCGAGCAGCCGATCGTGTTCCCGTACCGCCGCAGCACACGATAGGAGGACGCGACCACCGGACTGTCGGTGGGCACGCCGAATTCCGCGCACAAGCTGTCCAGTATGCGCTTGCTTCCCGTGTGCATCAGCATCAGCGACGCGTCCGCGGGGCGGTCCAGGCCGCACTCCCCCGTGGCGATCAACGATCTCACGGTGGCGCTCGCGTAGGCCCTTCCACGGGCCGAGACATCCGGGCTCAGGGTGTAGAGCCTGCGCCCGTACACCTCCGGGATGTCCGACCCCCCGTCGGGCACGGTGCCCAGTTCAGCGTCCTCGGGCCGCTCGTTGGTCACTCCCGCGACCGGGCCGAGGACCGGGCCGGGGCCGTCCGCGCCGAGCAGCATGCCCACCGAGGCGTCGCCGAAGAGGAAGCCGTGCATGGCGTCCACGGTCTCCTGGCGGCGCTCCGGCGCTATCTCGTTGAAGTGCAGATAGCGGCCGGGAAGTGGTGGGGAGAGCGGGGTGATGGCGTCCATGAAGCTCACCAGGACATGCTTGTCCGGATGGCAGGTGAGGTACCACCGAGCGGTCTCCACCACCTTCGCGATCGCCGAGCAGCCCATATAGCTGATGCTGAGGCTGGAGGCGTCCCGGGGGATCTCGGGGATCAGGGCGAACAGATCGCACACCAGGCTCGGCAGCAGCCGGCCGGGGCTGCTGGTCACCCCGAGGACCAGGCCGACGGAGCCGAAGTCGGCCCCCGCCCTGTCCATACAGCGCCGTACCGCGGCGGCGGCCAGTTCACCGGCCGGTGTGGCGAGTTCGGGGGTGGCCCCGGCGAACAGCACCTCCGGGAAGTTGGCGAGCACGGAATGCCTGCTGTCGACACCGAGGGACGACAGCATCTCCCGCAGCGGGCCGGAGAGCCGGTCACCGGAGGCCGCGAGCAGTTCGCCGGTCGTCCACCGCGGGCCCGGGAGCTCGGCGACGACCGAGACGATCCGCGGGTCGACCGTGCCCCGGGCTCCCATGGATCACCCTCCCATGGCGGAGACACCGCCGTCGATGACGATGTTCGCGCCGTTGATGTAGGTGGCCTCGTCCGACGCCAGGAACACCGCGAGGTTGGCGATCTCCTCCGGCTCGGCGATACGCCGGGACGGCGTCCTGCTCATCAGCTCGGCGAAGACCGGCGAGCCGAGGTGGTGCCCGGTGGCCTCGCTGCGCACCAGACCCGGGCTGATGGCGACGGCCCGGATGCCGTGGTCGATACCGGCCGCTGTGAGGTGCCTGGTGAACGAGATGGTGGCGGCCTTCGTGACTCCGTGCGGGACCATCGGCTGGAACATGACGCCGCGGATTCCCGCCACCGAACCCATGTTGATGACCACGCCGCCGTTGCGCTTGAGGTGCGGCCACGCCGCACGCGTGCACAGGTAGGGCAGATGCAGCTCATGGTCGATGGTGAAGTACCAGTCTTCGAGCGGCTGTTCGTCGAACGGGCCGTTGCGCAGACTGGACGCGTTGTTGAAGAGGATGTCGATCCTCCCGAACTCCTGGATGCCCGCGTCGATCCACGCCTGTGCGCCCTCGGGTCGGGAGAGGTCGATCGGGGCCAGCGCCGACATGGTGCCTCCGGCGGCGCGCACCATCTCCAGCGTCTTGTCGGAGGTCTCCCGGTGCCGGGCGCAGCCGAAGACCCGGGCGCCCTCCGCGGCGAAGTGCCGCGCGGCGACCTGTCCGATCCCGTAGCGTCCGGTTCCGCTGATGAACGCGACCTTGCCTTCGAGGCGACCGGTCACCGCGCGCTCCCCTTGGACTCCTCGGGCAGGTCGGCCAGGTGCATCCCGTGCACCAGCTCACCGATCGCACCACTCGTGATCATGTCCACGACGGCTTCGAGGTCACGGTCGAGCCGCCGGTCGCCGTCCAGCCTCGGCACCTGGGTCCGGACCAGCTCATGGACCGTGCGCGTCCGGTCGCTCAGCCGGTCCGTTCCCCGGTACTCGACCGCCTGGCAGGCCGCGAGCAGGGTGATGGCCGCGATCTCCACGACGAGTTCGGTCACCGTCCGGGCGTCCCGCGCGGCGATCGTGCCCATGCTGACCTTGTCCTGGTTGTGCGCCTCGGTGGACCGGGAGAAGGCGGTCGCGGGATTCGTCAGCTTCAGCGCCTCGGCGGCGAGCGCGGAGGCGGCGATCTGCATCCCCTTGAAGCCGTGGTTGAGTCCGGTCGCGGTCGGCGCCGCGAGGTTCGGCGGCAGGCCGTGGTTGGTCTTGTCGTCCACCAGCAGTGCCACCTGGCGGTCGAGGATGTCGCCGGTACTGGCGACCGCGAGCTTGAGCGAGTCCATGGCGTGGCCGACGTGCCCGCCGTAGAAGTTGCCGCCGCTGTGGACCTCGGCGGACTCCGGGTCGAACAGGGGGTTGTCGTTGGTCGAGTTGATCTCCACCGTGAGCCAGCGCTCGACCCAGTCCACCGTGTCCAGGAGGACGCCGTTGACGTGCGGCATGCAGCGGATCGAGTACGGGTCCTGGATGTTCCGGGCCAGGGGGAGGGTGTTCCGGTGGATGACGTCCGTGCGGGGCTGTTCGACGGTGGGCCTGTCCCCGCAGAGGAGGGAGCCGGCTAGCAGCGCGCGGATACGGGCGGCCGAGCGCAGCTGTCCCGGGTGCGGCTTCTGCCGGTGGATGCCGGGGTGGAAGTGCCCGCGGTTGCCGAGCAGTCCTTCCACGGCCAGGGCCGTGCAGACATCGGCGGCGACGGCGATCCGGTCGGCCGCGTCGAGGGCGTGGACCGCGAAGGCCGACATGAACGCGGTCCCGTTGATCAGCGCCAGACCCTCCTTGGCCTGGAGCACGACGGGGCGCAGACCGCGGGCCTCCATC
The nucleotide sequence above comes from Streptomyces clavuligerus. Encoded proteins:
- a CDS encoding SDR family NAD(P)-dependent oxidoreductase; protein product: MTGRLEGKVAFISGTGRYGIGQVAARHFAAEGARVFGCARHRETSDKTLEMVRAAGGTMSALAPIDLSRPEGAQAWIDAGIQEFGRIDILFNNASSLRNGPFDEQPLEDWYFTIDHELHLPYLCTRAAWPHLKRNGGVVINMGSVAGIRGVMFQPMVPHGVTKAATISFTRHLTAAGIDHGIRAVAISPGLVRSEATGHHLGSPVFAELMSRTPSRRIAEPEEIANLAVFLASDEATYINGANIVIDGGVSAMGG
- a CDS encoding HAL/PAL/TAL family ammonia-lyase; its protein translation is MSAIEVGEKNPAETPHPTVPVRIPLGDDSLSARTAALVARAAGHRFDMAVEDRAAARMDESVRLRDDLVATCRPIYGVTTGFGDSARFQVSPEHAGALQRGLITYHLNGTGPATESSTVRATMLIRANSLARGYSGVRREVVELILDFLRHDIVPVIPERGSVGASGDLVPLCYLAEALCGGGEVRWDGRVLPAAEAMEARGLRPVVLQAKEGLALINGTAFMSAFAVHALDAADRIAVAADVCTALAVEGLLGNRGHFHPGIHRQKPHPGQLRSAARIRALLAGSLLCGDRPTVEQPRTDVIHRNTLPLARNIQDPYSIRCMPHVNGVLLDTVDWVERWLTVEINSTNDNPLFDPESAEVHSGGNFYGGHVGHAMDSLKLAVASTGDILDRQVALLVDDKTNHGLPPNLAAPTATGLNHGFKGMQIAASALAAEALKLTNPATAFSRSTEAHNQDKVSMGTIAARDARTVTELVVEIAAITLLAACQAVEYRGTDRLSDRTRTVHELVRTQVPRLDGDRRLDRDLEAVVDMITSGAIGELVHGMHLADLPEESKGSAR
- a CDS encoding 3-oxoacyl-[acyl-carrier-protein] synthase III C-terminal domain-containing protein, with the translated sequence MGARGTVDPRIVSVVAELPGPRWTTGELLAASGDRLSGPLREMLSSLGVDSRHSVLANFPEVLFAGATPELATPAGELAAAAVRRCMDRAGADFGSVGLVLGVTSSPGRLLPSLVCDLFALIPEIPRDASSLSISYMGCSAIAKVVETARWYLTCHPDKHVLVSFMDAITPLSPPLPGRYLHFNEIAPERRQETVDAMHGFLFGDASVGMLLGADGPGPVLGPVAGVTNERPEDAELGTVPDGGSDIPEVYGRRLYTLSPDVSARGRAYASATVRSLIATGECGLDRPADASLMLMHTGSKRILDSLCAEFGVPTDSPVVASSYRVLRRYGNTIGCSVPLMLAEPVLRTAGEGIVMAFGLSFSCGAFSLTVPEGGWRP